The region ATAAAGCTGGTTCTATGATTAACTTATTGCGTTGGGTTTCGCCACGTACAATTAAAGAAACTTTTGTACCTGATACTGATTATAGATATCCGTTTTTAGGTTAATCTTAATACAAAAATGCCCTGATTTTTTCAGGGCATTTTTATGTTTTTTTAAAAAGCATCAATTATTATTTTTTTCATTTGCGTTAGTTTGTTAAAAGCATTTGGTTTTTTACTTAATTCGTTCCAATTTTCTGGACAAATTTGCCAGCTTATGCCGTATTTATCTTTTAGCCAACCGCAAAAACTTTCGGCGCCACCATTCGCTGTAAGTGCATTCCAATAATAATCTATCTCAGTTTGGTTTTTACAAGGAATCATAAATGAAACCGACTCGTTAAAAAGAAAAGGTCCGTTTGCATTTATCGCAATAAAATGCATCTTTAAAATTTCAAATTCGATAGATAGTATTTTTCCAGAATACGCTTTATTGAAATCAGGTAAACCTTCTTGTTCATTTAAAGGGTAGTAATTGGTTTGTAATATCTTACCATCATTAAATACAGATAAATAATAAGTTACAGCTTCGAGAGCATTGCCATTAAACCATAAGTTGGGTGTAATTTTTTGCATTTTAATTAAAATATTTTAAAAGCGTTTAGTTTGAATATAAAGTTTATACATTTTAATAATTTAAATTCAATCCAAAGCCTATCCCCATATCACTGTCATAATGCGTTCGTAGTCTTAAATTTTTATTTAAAATATATTGTAAATCACCCATGTATTCTTTATCTGTATTAATCATAAATCCAGCTCTTAATCTTTTAGATAAAGGTATGTCTTCTCTCATTAGAGATAACCTAAAAATACCATCGTGATAAAGTTCAGCTTGTAAGTTTATTAACATTGGTAAAGTATACATTATACCTAAACTAATTGCTGATCTTTTATCTTTTTTATTTGTTTGTCCAAAAATGTTCGTTTCATTTACATCCATTGCTGTTTTTCGGTATCTAAAATCAAAACCAATAAAAGGCATAAACCATTGCATCTTACC is a window of Myroides sp. JBRI-B21084 DNA encoding:
- a CDS encoding VOC family protein, producing the protein MQKITPNLWFNGNALEAVTYYLSVFNDGKILQTNYYPLNEQEGLPDFNKAYSGKILSIEFEILKMHFIAINANGPFLFNESVSFMIPCKNQTEIDYYWNALTANGGAESFCGWLKDKYGISWQICPENWNELSKKPNAFNKLTQMKKIIIDAF